Proteins encoded by one window of Sorangium aterium:
- a CDS encoding DNRLRE domain-containing protein translates to MRYFHTSAAGACLSLLVLAGIPGTAFGAPTAITFTINHADCGAGAFSLYLNGVHLDTVASTNGCDCNTATLQRTFTEPDVLALYNPAACNDLQVDVVDGGSTAVGFARVYVEATEGASLLCLYDAVSGPIPCADRDVCDGYEIGLSSLSSDDGDDIAPGLGAGCDNCANRDNPDQADADGDGIGDACDPCPLGDSDGDSFCDAIDNCASVANWDQTDSDLDGIGDACDNCPAAANPDQLDSDADGLGDACKDVCVTLQRGVFGAVEDADIWEAFPRYSDGHIPYNYSGDTRGARKQALYRFGLDGIPAGATVTSAEFGVVAFGSSDQTVRAHRITAPWREDTVTWQDFAASYDKAAAAELTYVGPYAMSADLTGLVQAWVDGTTPNYGFLVEEGPDGRTSYRSSDHPLQSDRPWLEVCYLAR, encoded by the coding sequence ATGCGATACTTCCATACGAGCGCTGCTGGCGCTTGCCTCTCTCTCCTCGTGCTCGCAGGGATCCCCGGAACGGCGTTCGGGGCACCGACCGCGATCACGTTCACCATCAACCACGCCGATTGCGGCGCCGGCGCGTTCTCGCTGTACCTGAATGGGGTCCACCTCGACACGGTCGCGAGCACCAACGGCTGCGATTGCAATACGGCGACGCTCCAGAGGACGTTCACCGAGCCCGACGTCCTCGCCCTCTACAATCCCGCGGCATGCAATGATCTCCAGGTCGATGTCGTCGATGGCGGGTCGACGGCCGTCGGCTTCGCCCGTGTGTACGTCGAGGCGACCGAAGGAGCGTCGCTCCTCTGCCTGTACGATGCGGTCTCCGGCCCGATCCCCTGCGCGGATCGCGACGTCTGCGACGGCTACGAGATCGGGCTGTCGTCGCTCTCGAGCGACGACGGCGACGATATCGCCCCGGGCCTGGGCGCGGGCTGCGACAACTGCGCCAACCGCGACAACCCGGACCAGGCCGACGCGGACGGAGACGGGATCGGCGACGCCTGCGATCCTTGTCCGCTCGGCGATAGCGACGGCGATTCGTTCTGCGATGCGATCGACAACTGCGCCAGCGTCGCCAACTGGGACCAGACCGACAGCGACCTCGACGGGATCGGCGACGCCTGCGACAACTGCCCCGCTGCCGCGAATCCAGACCAGCTCGACAGCGATGCTGACGGCCTCGGGGACGCGTGCAAAGACGTGTGCGTCACCCTGCAGCGGGGCGTCTTCGGCGCGGTCGAGGACGCCGATATCTGGGAAGCCTTCCCTCGCTACAGCGACGGCCACATCCCGTACAACTACTCTGGCGACACCCGCGGCGCGCGCAAGCAGGCGCTCTATCGGTTCGGGCTCGACGGCATCCCCGCCGGGGCCACCGTCACGTCGGCAGAGTTCGGCGTCGTCGCCTTCGGATCGAGCGACCAGACCGTCCGCGCTCACCGGATCACCGCGCCGTGGCGCGAAGACACCGTGACCTGGCAGGACTTCGCCGCGAGCTACGACAAGGCCGCCGCGGCGGAGCTCACCTATGTCGGCCCCTATGCCATGAGCGCCGATCTGACCGGGCTCGTCCAGGCGTGGGTCGACGGCACGACCCCGAACTACGGCTTCCTCGTCGAGGAAGGTCCGGACGGGCGCACGTCGTACCGCTCGAGCGATCACCCGCTCCAGAGCGACCGCCCCTGGCTCGAGGTCTGTTATCTCGCCCGCTGA
- a CDS encoding ABC transporter permease, whose amino-acid sequence MSDGGAELLSLLATALAASTPLVYAAVGETLTERAGVINLSAEGAMMLSAMVGFAAALSTGSVLAGFAAAAATGALVALVVAIGGIYLGRSQIAVGFVLAMLCADLSSVLGGPYVRVPGPTVSAASIPVLRDVPLVGPLLFQSDPVVYGSYVLVAGAWLFLYRTRAGLLLRAVGEQPAAAHARGAHVTRVRTAATLVGGALVGIAGAAYSLDFKAGWSHRHTAGYGWIALAIVIFGGFHPVRAALGAYLFGVLSSAASLGQSALPSVPTQVFSVAPFALMIAVLGLTSSGLLERASALLPSAARRPLLRAFDATPPAALGKPYPADDGAEERPRGVDRSAEERLRGVGHGAEEPPRGMDQRAR is encoded by the coding sequence ATGAGCGACGGCGGCGCCGAGCTCCTCTCGCTGCTCGCGACCGCGCTCGCGGCGTCGACGCCGCTCGTCTATGCGGCGGTCGGCGAGACGCTGACCGAGCGGGCCGGGGTCATCAACCTCTCGGCCGAGGGCGCGATGATGCTCTCGGCGATGGTCGGCTTCGCGGCCGCCCTGTCGACCGGGAGCGTCCTCGCCGGCTTCGCCGCCGCGGCCGCGACCGGGGCGCTCGTCGCGCTCGTCGTGGCGATCGGCGGGATCTACCTTGGCCGCTCCCAGATCGCGGTCGGCTTCGTCCTGGCGATGCTCTGCGCGGATCTCTCGTCGGTGCTCGGCGGCCCGTACGTGCGCGTCCCTGGCCCGACGGTGTCGGCGGCGTCGATCCCGGTGCTGCGGGACGTGCCGCTCGTGGGGCCGCTGCTGTTCCAGAGCGATCCCGTGGTGTACGGCAGCTACGTCCTCGTCGCCGGCGCGTGGCTCTTCCTTTATCGCACGCGCGCGGGGCTCCTCCTCCGCGCGGTGGGCGAGCAGCCGGCGGCGGCGCACGCGCGCGGGGCGCATGTGACGCGGGTGCGCACGGCGGCGACGCTCGTGGGCGGGGCGCTCGTGGGCATCGCCGGCGCGGCGTACTCGCTCGATTTCAAGGCGGGCTGGAGCCACCGCCACACGGCGGGCTACGGCTGGATCGCGCTGGCGATCGTGATCTTCGGCGGCTTCCATCCGGTGCGGGCGGCGCTCGGCGCGTACCTCTTCGGGGTGCTCTCGTCGGCGGCGAGCCTCGGCCAGAGCGCGCTCCCCTCGGTGCCGACGCAGGTCTTCAGCGTGGCGCCGTTCGCGCTGATGATCGCGGTCCTCGGGCTCACCTCGAGCGGGCTCCTGGAGCGCGCCTCCGCGCTGCTGCCCAGCGCCGCGCGCCGCCCGCTCCTGCGCGCGTTCGACGCGACGCCTCCCGCGGCGCTCGGGAAGCCCTACCCGGCGGACGACGGGGCGGAGGAGCGGCCGCGCGGCGTGGATCGGAGCGCCGAGGAGCGGCTGCGTGGCGTGGGTCATGGGGCGGAGGAGCCCCCGCGCGGAATGGATCAGCGGGCGAGATAA
- a CDS encoding ABC transporter permease gives MSSDPAARRSATAARRGAVSLLLRLAPLALAFALVAGLCALLGASPAAVAAGLWQGAFGSTDRAARVLATLAPLLLCGSGLLFTFRAGLYHLGVEGQFVLGAVCATGAARALWPHLPAGAVVALCVGAGALGGVLWGALTGALHTRVRVSEIFAGLGMNFVAQGLVLYLVFGPWKRPGVASMAGTEPLDGALWLSTLGGTDLSPVALLLGVLSLLGTAVVLGRTHLGLRLRAVGLSPPAAEVLGVLAARQVLLAFAVSGALAGVAGALQVLGTFHRLIPSVSSSLGFLSLLVVMLAGRRAALVAPIALFFSALNVGSLELPMTLGMESSLAGVLQGALVLFALLSPRAARGGGRSEVA, from the coding sequence ATGAGCTCCGATCCGGCCGCTCGACGATCGGCGACCGCCGCGCGCCGCGGGGCCGTCTCCCTCCTCCTCCGCCTCGCGCCGCTCGCCCTGGCGTTCGCGCTCGTGGCGGGCCTCTGCGCGCTCCTCGGCGCCTCGCCGGCGGCGGTGGCCGCGGGCCTGTGGCAGGGCGCGTTCGGCTCCACGGACCGCGCCGCGCGGGTGCTCGCCACGCTGGCGCCGCTGCTCCTCTGCGGGAGCGGCCTGCTCTTCACGTTCCGCGCCGGCCTGTACCACCTCGGCGTCGAGGGGCAGTTCGTCCTCGGCGCCGTCTGCGCCACGGGCGCGGCGCGCGCCCTGTGGCCGCACCTCCCGGCGGGGGCCGTCGTCGCGCTCTGCGTCGGCGCGGGCGCGCTCGGCGGGGTGCTCTGGGGCGCCCTCACGGGCGCGCTGCACACGCGCGTCCGGGTGAGCGAGATCTTCGCGGGCCTCGGCATGAACTTCGTCGCCCAGGGTCTGGTCCTGTACCTCGTCTTCGGCCCGTGGAAGCGCCCCGGCGTCGCCTCCATGGCCGGCACCGAGCCGCTCGACGGCGCGCTCTGGCTCTCCACGCTGGGCGGCACCGATCTGAGCCCCGTCGCGCTCCTGCTCGGGGTCCTCTCGCTCCTCGGGACCGCCGTCGTGCTCGGGCGGACCCACCTCGGGCTCCGGCTGCGGGCGGTGGGGCTGAGCCCGCCGGCCGCGGAGGTGCTCGGCGTGCTCGCGGCGCGGCAGGTGCTGCTCGCGTTCGCGGTCTCCGGCGCGCTCGCCGGCGTCGCCGGCGCGCTGCAGGTGCTCGGCACGTTCCACCGGCTCATCCCGAGCGTCTCGAGCAGCCTCGGCTTCCTCTCGCTGCTCGTTGTGATGCTCGCCGGCCGGCGCGCCGCGCTCGTCGCGCCGATCGCCCTGTTCTTCAGCGCGCTCAACGTCGGCAGCCTGGAGCTCCCGATGACCCTCGGGATGGAGTCCTCGCTGGCGGGCGTGCTCCAGGGCGCGCTCGTCCTGTTCGCGCTCCTGTCTCCCAGGGCGGCGCGCGGCGGCGGCCGGTCGGAGGTGGCCTGA